DNA from Candidatus Zixiibacteriota bacterium:
ACTTGTTGTTGCTGCCTTAAATCCCCTTATGATGGAACCAAGCGTTTTCGATGGTGATCTGAATTGAGGCCGTAGGGGCGTATTGCATACGCCCTTTTTGCATACGTCCCCAAAGTCGGCATTGATAATAATGATGCCGTGCAAATGATTGGGCATAACCACAAATTCATCGATTATAACATCACGCCTGATTCGAGACGTATTTAACCATTCAACCTCGATGATTTTCTTGATGTGTTCATCCTCGAAAAATAATTTTCGATTGTGGGCGCAAATTGTTACAAAATAGGCGCCGTTTTGGGAATAATCGTATTCCGGCAGGCGCGGGGAATGGCGGTTGTGATGCCTGTTGGTGTGCCTGTTATTATGGTGTTGCGTGTTCATAAGTGCGTTTTTACATGTAAAACCTGGGTAAGGGCGTATGCAATACGCCCCTACGCGGGGGTGTTATTTTATTTAATAATAACTGTCTTAAGTTTGCTTGGTGTAATATCCCCTACATATATAAACTCAACCTGAATGTTATCTTCTACAGGATACGAATCATCAAGCCTAAACCGTTTTTTACCATTATAGAAAACCAAAAGATGAACAGTGTCATCGATATAAGGTTTAACAATTGAATAGTAATTTTTAGCTTGTCCGATATCTTTAGGTAATTCTCTTTTGATTTCAGCTTCTACATCTTTATTTTTGATATACTGCTTGAGTTCAATCAAAAATGAATTATCCCAGCGAACATTACTACCCGGTTCAGCTAAAATATCCGGCTCTGCTTTACCGGTCTTGGGTCTCACTATTGGAAAATAACCGTGATTAAAAATGAATTCCGTTACAATATCTGAAATTTTATTTTCTCTGTTTTTTTCATCAGGCTTCGGAAAGGCATCACGTTTAATCCATCTACAGTATGTTTTTAATCTTTCAATCAAGGCACTTTTTGATTTGGATGTCATGAGAAATTTATCGACGGCGTGGTAGAGGGTTTCGCAATCTCCAGCAGTAAGAATAATATTGATACCATTACCATACATATCCCGAAACATCTCATTCTCGACTTCTGTTCCACAATCGGTTGCGTTTAAGTTAACGAGATATCTATACTCTGAATAAAAGAAAATAGATAAAAGGTTGACAGCGGATTCAGCGCCATCATAACTACATTTTAAACGCAAATATGCATCGAGTTTACTATTAAGTTGCACAAGTTTATTGAATAAAATAGAGTAATTATCATAATCATATGTCCATTGCTTTTCATCAGCGAAGCTGAAAATTTCTTTTATTTTATGTAATATGCCATCTAAATTAATACATTCTCTATCAAATTTATTCTTAAAATGCTCTAACGCTTTTAAA
Protein-coding regions in this window:
- a CDS encoding transposase, with translation MNTQHHNNRHTNRHHNRHSPRLPEYDYSQNGAYFVTICAHNRKLFFEDEHIKKIIEVEWLNTSRIRRDVIIDEFVVMPNHLHGIIIINADFGDVCKKGVCNTPLRPQFRSPSKTLGSIIRGFKAATTSKINKIHHTSGLPVWQRNYYEHVIRNDNDLYDARKYINENPLKWALDKNNPTNFEQEEV